In the Bacillus tuaregi genome, one interval contains:
- a CDS encoding alpha/beta fold hydrolase — MGKVKLGIIILLVFIIGSYFYTNMTYIEKPLKKMYSAGFTEKQIKLSDGTVLNYGEGPKNDKTPLLFIHGQGMTWEDYAKVLPELSKHYHVYAIDCHGHGESDKNPEKYTAKAMAEDFSEFIEVVIGEKTVISGHSSGGMIAAWMAAHSPEFVLGTVIEDAPFFSTEPGRRENTYVWVDGFQLFEDFKKQDEVDDYFAYYLEHSYWKRIFGDFLWNWFSRDAIAYHEKHPDEPVHLIYLPPQINRMFESKTYPYDYRFGEAFYDNTWFKDYNQAEVLAKIKTPTVFIKANTNYDGDLLLAALSDVDADRVVQLLENGKRIDIDTPGHDIHYDKPEEFIQIMIEFLDSLDR; from the coding sequence ATGGGCAAAGTCAAATTAGGCATCATCATATTGCTTGTGTTTATCATTGGTTCTTACTTTTATACCAATATGACTTATATAGAAAAGCCGCTGAAAAAAATGTACAGCGCTGGTTTTACGGAAAAACAAATAAAGTTATCTGATGGCACGGTATTAAACTATGGAGAGGGTCCGAAAAATGATAAAACGCCTCTTTTATTCATCCATGGTCAAGGGATGACATGGGAGGATTATGCGAAGGTATTACCGGAGCTATCAAAGCATTATCATGTATATGCTATCGATTGTCATGGACATGGAGAATCTGATAAGAACCCGGAGAAATATACGGCCAAAGCAATGGCAGAGGATTTCAGCGAATTTATTGAAGTGGTGATAGGGGAGAAAACGGTCATAAGTGGACATTCATCAGGTGGTATGATTGCCGCTTGGATGGCTGCGCATTCCCCAGAGTTCGTGCTCGGTACCGTTATTGAAGATGCGCCTTTTTTTTCAACCGAGCCTGGCAGACGGGAAAACACGTACGTGTGGGTAGATGGTTTTCAATTATTTGAGGACTTTAAAAAACAGGATGAAGTAGACGATTATTTCGCCTATTATTTAGAGCATAGCTACTGGAAAAGAATATTTGGAGATTTCCTCTGGAATTGGTTTTCAAGGGATGCGATTGCCTATCATGAAAAACATCCAGATGAGCCGGTACATTTGATTTACTTACCTCCGCAAATCAATCGAATGTTTGAATCGAAAACCTATCCATACGATTATCGATTTGGAGAAGCCTTCTATGATAATACCTGGTTTAAGGATTATAACCAAGCAGAAGTATTAGCGAAAATTAAGACGCCAACCGTGTTTATTAAGGCAAACACGAATTATGATGGTGATTTATTACTAGCCGCGTTATCTGATGTGGACGCAGACCGTGTTGTCCAATTATTAGAAAATGGCAAAAG